In the genome of Candoia aspera isolate rCanAsp1 chromosome 1, rCanAsp1.hap2, whole genome shotgun sequence, one region contains:
- the FKBP3 gene encoding peptidyl-prolyl cis-trans isomerase FKBP3, with amino-acid sequence MADRARPWSLEELRSDALPKREIVHFLQEQAAHRFLAEHKLLGQIKNVAKTATKDQLITAYNQLFETKSFKDTESTEQVAEQVKNVKIDEGQPKKTKPEEVVDEASPKYAKSILKKGDKINFPKKGDVVHCWYTGKLQDGTVFDSNVQTSSKKKKASQPLSFKVGVGKVIRGWDEALLTMSKGEKANLEIEPEWAYGKKGQPDAKYPCDIYHCVQIAKNIFCI; translated from the exons ATGGCGGACCGCGCGCGCCCTTGGAGCCTGGAGGAGCTGCGGAGCGACGCGCTGCCCAAGCGGGAGATTGTCCACTTTCTGCAGGAGCAAGCGGCACACAGG TTTCTTGCAGAGCACAAGTTGCTTGGTCAGATAAAAAATGTGGCTAAAACTGCTACCAAGGATCAGTTAATAACAGCATACAACCAGCTTTTTGAAACAAAG AGCTTTAAGGACACAGAGAGTACTGAGCAAGTGGCAGAACAGGTGAAAAATGTCAAGATTGATGAAGGCCAACCGAAAAAGACAAAACCTGAAGAAGTTGTTGATGAG GCCTCCCCAAAATATGCTAAGTCAATTCTGAAAAAGGGGGATAAAATCAACTTTCCGAAAAAGGGTGATGTTGTTCACTGCTGGTATACAGGAAAGCTGCAAGATGGAACAGTCTTTGACAGTAATGTTCAGACAA gttcaaagaaaaaaaaagcatctcaACCACTGAGCTTCAAAGTTGGTGTTGGAAAAGTGATTCGAGGT TGGGATGAAGCCTTGTTGACGATGAGCAAAGGAGAGAAGGCTAATCTGGAAATTGAGCCAGAATGGGCTTATGGGAAAAAAGGGCAGCCCGATGCCAAATATCCTTGTGACATTTATCACTGTGTACAGATTGCAAAAAACATTTTTTGCATATGA